AGTGCTAATTCTTGTTCAGCTAAAGCTTCTTCTAAAAGCTGATTTGCTAACTCTTCATTACCTTCTGCAAGTAAATTTTCTGCTTCAGCAATTTTATCTTGTGCAGCACTGATTAACTTTGCTGCTTCAATCACATCGTCATTTTCAATAGCAATTTTTATATTTTCTAACGCATTTTTTAAGAAGTCTGTAATGCTAATTGGCTCGTTAGCAGCTTCATTTTCTAATGCTTCATCTGTTGAATTTTCTTCAGGATCGACAGTAGTTGTTTCCTCAGTTACCGCTTCTTCAGTTGTTACTTCCTCTAAAGTTGGTTGATCAACAGTTTGTTCTAATTCAGGAACTGTGTTTGTAGAGTCTGTTACTACCTCCTCTACATTCTCATCTTGAATTTCTTCAGTTGTTAGTTCTTCATTCGCAAATGCTTGTCCAGATCCAAAAGCAACTGTTGCAGCCATAAAACTTGTTGTGACAATTGTATATATTTTTTTACTCATAGAAAAATCCCTCCATTTATGTTTGGAAGAATCATAAGTCTACTCTATTTATACTTGAGTAGATTCGGATTCTTCATTTGGTAGGCCAGCCGTCATAGTTTCCCTTAGACCCGTACCTTTGCGTCTCTACCTTTCGACAGATTTGCCTTTTTCAAATGAGGAACCATTTTTCGTTCTCATTCTTAACCTAAATATATTACGAAAAATGATAAATTTCTATGATTAATATTTACCAAAATTATAGAATGAACATTTTTAAAAAGGTAGTTACTTTAATAGAATGAAGTAGTTAGAATTTCGCCTATGTTTTATTTTTGAAAACTCATAAAAAAAGAGGAAGCCAACATTGGGAATTTAGCTTCCTTTACTTTTATTCTGCTTGTTTGATCAATTCAAAATAATCATCATCCAAAATCGTTTGATTGTAAAAGTGTGAGTTCTTACTAAGTTCAGCATCCACATAATTTAACCCATACTGTTCAACTAATGTTCGTTCAGCCGAAAATAGATTTGTACCAAGACCTAAGCGATTTCCTTGAACTTCTACACCCATACTAGCTAATATTGTTGGATACATATCTAAGGAAGTGAATAATCTATTTTTTGCGCTAATTGGTTCTGCTACAGAATTAATGAATGTATTATAAATAGTCCGATTATATTCAGGATCAATTTTCCCATTATAATAAGCAGGGTCTTGCATACTTAAATGATCACCTAATAAAACGATCGTCGTGTTCTCATAAAATTCTTGTTCTTTAATCCAAGAAATAAAATCATATACTTGCTTTGAAGAAAGAGCATGAACATTTTCGTATTGTGTTTCATATTTTTGATCTGCTATTTCTTCTAAATAGCCATCAGGGAAATGAGTATTTACAGTTAAAAGTGTAAAATTGAAAGGCTCTTCATCCGCCGCTAACTCTAATACCTCATTTTTTGCCCAATTAAATAAATCGGTATCATCAAAGCCCCACCAAACTTTATCCTCTTCAGTCATTTTTCCCTCTTCGATAGCTGAATAATAATCGTAAATTTCGTAATCTCCATGGTTTTTAAAATAATTTGTACGTCCACCAAAGCTAGCATCTGAACCAACCATTAACTTCAGATTATATCCTTCCTTTTTCAATATATCTCCTAAAGTGTAGGCTCCTTCGAGGAAGTTATCAGACGTAGTATAACTATTTCGTTCAATTGGAATCTTTAATGGAATACCTGATGTTGTTGCTACCATTGCGGCTACAGTCCAACCCGTATTACTCACAGGATATGCACCGCCAATTTTATCTGAATCAGAGAAATTCAAATTTTCTAATGCTAAGTTTTTAAGCTCAGGAATTACATTATAATTCCAGCCACCACCACTCTCTTTATCTATAAAAGTATTTTCCATTGATTCCAAATAAATTACGATTAAATTACGCTTTTCTTCCGGAAAATTGATCGCTATATTTCGTCCATCCACATAATGTTCTTCAATAAACGTTGAATTTTCAAACGTTCTCTTAATATATTGGTCAGCACCTATTAAGAAAAATCCCATTACAATAGATATTAAAAACACCATTCCTGAATAAAGGATTCGGAAACGATTTGTCTTTGGTAGGAAGGTAAATCGCACATCCTTTTTTAATACACGAAATTCGATTGTTTTATTGATATAGAGGGATAGTAGAATTGGGATGAACAAAACGAGAATTACAATACTAAATCTGACTATATTTTCACTAATCCAATAGCCAAATAACCCTTCAGAGGTTCCATTTGCGCCATTTGTTATATAATATAGAATTTCATCAATTACGTATTTTTCATTTATGTATTTTGAAACTGTATAAATTAAACCTGCTAGTAATAAAAATAGACTGCTTATACTACTAACAAAAATCTTTTTCTTACTCATTACATTAACTCCATTTCACATTCGTACTAAAAACTAAAACACTGGAAATTTAATTCCTCCTCTTGTTGAATTATCCTAATTTCCATATTATTTCTACTTTCGTATATTAATAAACGTTAAAAACAAAAAAACGTTTCCTAATTAAAGGAAAACGTTTTATTTTTAGCGTCTTTTCCTTCCTAATAGAAACATCATGATTCCTATCAAGACTACACCAGCAATCCAAAACCAAGTAGGTAAACCATTCTCTTCCTTAGCAACAGTTACCTCTGTTTGCTGTTGTTCCACGAATTGATCAACATCTTCTCCACGAATTTGAAGCTCTCTTACTTCAGTAAATTCATTTCCCTGTACATTCCCATTTATACGGATAGTATACGTGCCGTCCTCTAACGTTTCATATCCCCATTGGATTGGAAATCTTATTTTCGACATTGGCGCCATTTTAAAGGGGTCAAAGCTTCCATTAAATAGTTCTTCACCTTTATCATTGTGTACAGAGTAGACTCCAGATATATCTTCTTGAATTTTTTGGGCATGATTCTCCATTTCAAGAAACACTTGTGCGTTTTCTCCATAAATCCCAGCATCCCCAATTAGGAAGTCTGTAGCTACTGTGTTTGGTAAGTTTAACTGAATAGCCATTGCAATGACCATTTCTGTGTTAATGGTAAAATTAGCAGTTCCCTCTTCTACTTCTTTTTTTTGCTGCATTGTATCGCCTTGAGCTGCTATCAATACACCACCTAGTAATGTCTCACCATCCGCTTCTGGTACTGTAATTTCAATCGGTACTGTCTTTGAGCCGTGCGGAGGTAGTGTTATGGTATCTTGAACCGTAATATTTTCTTTTATATGGATACCGTCTTCTAGCAATACTGTATCCTGTGAGTCAATCACTTCCTCATACATAATACCGCCGGTTGCATTCGTGTATGCATAGGCTGAAGCCAAACTTACATTTACTTCTTCGTTTTTGTTGTTAGTAATTTTAATTTCGATTGTTTGTTGATCACCTGGATTTACATTTAGATTAAAATAACCAATTGTCGCTGAATTATGATTTTCAGGATAAATAGGTTCAACAGTTAATGGCATATTAACATCATGAGCTTTTACAAGTACAGAATTGGAATACAATAAAATAAATAAGAACAGGTAAAGTAATGAAAAATAATGTTTAATATTCAAAGTTGAGTCACCTCATTTAGTTCTTTACCGAATAGGTTTTCCATAAATGATTAAACTAATATGACAAATTATAAAAATTTCTAGAATAAGCTTATTTAAATATTTAGGTACATATAAAAAAAGAGGCTATCCTATAATGGATAACCTCTAGATGATATTTATTATTATTATGGGCCAGTTGGGAATGTTACAGAAATAGTTGTAGTATAGTTACCCGCTTTAACGTCTTTTGGTAATAAGTTTAATGTTAATGTATTTGCATCAACAGTGTATGTTCCCATACCTTCATTTGTACCAGCTGATAAAATTACTAATCCATTCAGGTTGTCGATATTACCACCAGTTGTTGTAATTAACTGAGCATCACTTGATCCTGAACCTACTACTTCTGTAATTGAAGGTGCACCAATTTCTAATGAGTTTAGCGGTAAAACATTACCATTTGAACTATCAGTAAATTGAGTTGCTTTCATCACGATACTCCAGCCTTCGCCAGTTCCTCGTGGATCCTTCACTGTAAATGTACCTACTTGTGCATTAGTAGTTTGAGCCAAACCGTTTAATGTTACTCCTTCAAAGTTTCCAATTGTAGGTTGTGTCATATCTAACTGACTACCAGTTATAAGAGTTGATGATTCTGCAGCCATCACTGCATTTCCACCAATGATTGATGCACCTAAAATACCTACTGTTGAAACTGTTGCAAGAAATTTTTTCATATATAAAAGCCTCCTAGTTTTTTATAAAATAGTTTTATAGAAAGCTGAAGTTTTACATTTAAAATCTACTATTTTAATAGATTCGAATGTCAACTCTTGTAGGAGTATCATTCTTCATCCTTCAGCAACCCAGCCACCTTAGCTAAAGCCTTAGGTCTGTGGCTTTGCGTCTTTGTCTTTCAACAAATTTGCCTTTTTCGGAATGCGAACGATTTGGTTACTCTATCTCTCTCGTAATTTGTCGTTCATCACTCACTAAAGTTATATTAATATAAAATAATATAATTGAATAGACTTAAATTATGGTAATAAAACCACAGATTATTAATAGTTTTATAGTTCCTTCTATTATATTGATATATCTTTCACTCCAAATAAAAAAACTCTAGCTATTTCAGCTAGAGCCAGACTGTCGACAAACTCAAAAATTTAAGATTATCTACAGTCTTTTTTCTATATACAATATATTTTAAGAAATCGTCGATTTTCGTTACAGGCGCTAAACTTTCCTCGGGCACGGCCTCAGCCTTCCCCCTCCCTTCGCTCAGTTTGGGTCCATCGGCTCGTACTGTTCCAGTAGGAGTTTTTGCGCCTTCCTTTCCAATCGACTTATATCGGCTAGTACAGTAGTGTGACGCTTCTAATATTCTGTTATCGCCAATTCAAAGACAAAATATCACTTAAAAATGCTCGTGCTATGCATTGGCTGAACTCTGGATTTTGGGTCTGTATAATTTTTCGCGTAATTGACGGCAATAGGTGCCTCGCCTAATCCTACTGCGATTAGCTTTACTTTTCCTTCATATGTCACGATGTCACCAGCAGCATAGACCCCTTCTATATTTGTTTCCATTTTACGATTGACGAGAATTGAATTCTTCTCCATTTCAAGTCCCCAATTTTTTATCGGTCCAAGAGATGTAACATTGCCATAGTTCACAATGACATGATCCACTTCTAAAACTTCTTCTGAACTATCTTTTGATACAATAACAACTTTTTCAATCCGCTCATTGTTTCCTATTAATTCCTTTACTGCATAGGGAATTTTCACATTAACATTGGAATTATTTAATTTATTGACACTATCCTCATGTGCTCTAAATTCTGCTCTTCTATGGCATAGAGTTACAGTTTGGGCAATACCTTCTAACATTAAAGACCAATCTAATGCTGAATCTCCACCGCCACAAACTAATACCTTTGAATCTTTAAAATCCTGCAAATTCTTCACAGAGTAATGCAAGTTTTTGCCTTCATAAAACGGGGCATTTTCTAGATTTAATTTTCTTGGCTCAAATGCGCCTATTCCACCTGTTATTAAAATAGTTTTCGAATAGTGCGTGCCCTTATTGGTCGTCAGTTTAAAAATTTCATCTATTTTCTCAAGCTCCAAAACAGTTTCAGTTAAACATATTTTTGGATTTGCATATTTTGCTTGATTGACAAGATTATCAATAAAGTCGCTTCCTAAAATTTTAGGAAATCCTCCTACATCATAAATATATTTATCCGGGTATAGCTCTGTAACCTGTCCACCTAATTGCTCTAAACTATCAATAATTTTGACGCTCATATTACGCATTCCTGCATAAAAAGTTGCAAACAATCCTGTAGGACCAGCACCTATTATCGTGATATCAAACACTTTTTGATTTTCCATATTTTCTCCCTCATACTTTAATATCAAAAATGTATAAAATCCATGATTAACTTATTTCATAAACTCTCACACTTATCTACTTCAACAAAACACCGAAAAAGACCTTTTCATTTATTTCATTCAATATGTTCTCCAATTCCTCTTCTATTTATTAAGGTTTACGTTGGTTTATATATCACTTATTGCAATTAACAAAATGTAAACGAGTATATGCTTCCTCACATTAGAACATCTTATTAATACATATGATTACTCAGGAGGAATTGATTATGAAAAGTGCCTTCAGTCGTTTGGATGAATTGTTTGGAGATACATTACAAATTCTTGACCATATGAAAGTAGATTCTGAATATCAAGAAAAACTAGACCATATAATAAAAGTATTAAAAGAGCAAAAATTGAAGGTTGGAGAATTATCAAATTACATAGATGATAAGATGATTACTGCAGCATCTACTATGAAGACAATCTTGTATGAACTGAATAAAATAGTACTTCAATTAGAAGAAGGTTTATTAGAAGATTATAAAAAATCTACAAAAAATGACATTGACCAATACGAATCGTTACCGTTAGAAGAACAACAAGAACAAGCTGAGATCTACCATAATAAAATTGATTACTTAAGCGCTGTTAAAATTCGCGATAACATCAAAGAGATGCAAGAGATTTTAAATTCTTTAGAGAATTAATATGAGGAAAAAAAACTAATTTCATAAAAGGGGGATTAATTAAATGCCGTTTGTCATAACATCTCGATGTGTTCAGGAAAAAGCAGCTGATTGTGTTGATGTATGTCCTGTTGATTGTATTTTTGAAGGAGATGATCAATATTTTATTGATCCAGATATTTGTATAGATTGTGGTGCTTGTGAAGTCGCTTGCCCTGTACAAGCTATCTACCATGAAGATGAAGTACCCGCTAGAGAACAGCAATACATTCAAAAAGCGGTTGATTTCTTTCGTAACCAATAAATCTAATAAAAAAAGCTGTGTTAAATTAAACACAGCTTTTTACTATTAAGTTAATGGTTCATCTTTCATTCTTTGAATTGCATGTTTTCTACGTTCATTTTTGTCCTTTAGATTTTCAAGCTCTTCCGGAAAAGCGAATTCCATACTAACTTCAGCTTCTCGAATGTTTTCTTCCGTATTCTCAATCATTTCTTCTTTACTTACAAACTTTGCTCTATCAAATTGGTTCGGTTGATTTTGTTTAGCCATTTCTAAACCTCCATTACAAAATATAGGCTTAGTTTGTATTTCTTTGTGAAATTTATACTATTGACTTCTTTGTCTCTGATTATCACTTTTTCTAATGTCTTATAAATTTTCCCATCAAACATTCAATTATTCCTTATCAACATTATCCTTATTTATTGTTGTTGGCAAAGCTATGGATTTCAAATCATTTCCTGTTGGCTTTTGGAATAGTCGAATGCCAAATTCTGGCGCTACTGCAAAGAGATGATCAAAAATATCAGATTGAATCGACTCATATCTTGCCCATTCAACAGTATTTGTAAAAGCATATATTTCAAGTGGCACACCATTTTCACTCGGTTCTAGTTGTCTAACTAAAAGTGTCATATCATTTCGAATATCCGGATGGTTATATAGGTAATGGTGTGTATATGCGCGAAATACACCAATATTAGTTAATGCTCTTCCATTTACCGAATTACTTCTATCAATTTTATTCTTCCTATTATATTCATTAATTTCTTGTTCTCTTGATTCTACGTAATCTGAAATATAATGAATGGTTTTAAATTTCTCAATTTCATTTTGAGTACAAAAATTGATACTTGTTGCATCAATATAAAGTGATCGTTTAATTCTTCTACCGCCTGATGCTTGCATACCTCTCCAGTTTATAAAGGAGTCTGAAATTAATGCATAGCTTGGGATAGTTGTGATCGTTTTATCAAAGTTTTGAATCTTTACAGTATTTAAAGAAATATCAATAACATCCCCATTTGCCCCGTATTTTGGCATTTCAATCCAATCACCAACTCTTACCATATCATTCGTTGACAATTGAACCCCTGCAACAAGTCCAAGTATAGAATCTTTAAACACTAACATTAAAACAGCTGAAAGTGCACCAAAACCACTTAATAAAATAATGGGGCTTTCACCCAATAAGTTTGCAATTACTAAAATAATTCCTAGGATAAAAATAATAATTTTTGCGACTTGAATATATCCTTTAATGGGTCTCGCTTTTGAAACTTCAAAGCTTTGATAAATATCATTTATCGCATTTAAAAGACTATTTAATACAACAAGCAGAATTATGATGATATATGCTATAGAGAATTTTTCTATAGCCTGTTGGTATGCTGGGAAAGTCGATGCAAAGTAATATATTATAATTGCAGGTACTATATGTGAAAGTCTATGAAACACCTTTCTTTCTAATAAGATATTATCCCATTTATATTTATTATTATTTACAATATGTGTAATTAAACGGATGACAATTTTTTTCGTAATGAAATTTGCGATAACACAAATTAATAAAATAGATGTAATCATAATTGCGACTGACAAATAATTAACATAAGCTTGATCTACTCCATAAAAGAGCAGCTGTTTATTAATAAAATCCATGTGTTTCCCTCCTAAGTTCTTATGGTAACAAATATTTAGGAAGATGTAATGCGGTGGCATTTCATTCA
Above is a genomic segment from Lysinibacillus sp. PLM2 containing:
- a CDS encoding ferredoxin--NADP reductase codes for the protein MENQKVFDITIIGAGPTGLFATFYAGMRNMSVKIIDSLEQLGGQVTELYPDKYIYDVGGFPKILGSDFIDNLVNQAKYANPKICLTETVLELEKIDEIFKLTTNKGTHYSKTILITGGIGAFEPRKLNLENAPFYEGKNLHYSVKNLQDFKDSKVLVCGGGDSALDWSLMLEGIAQTVTLCHRRAEFRAHEDSVNKLNNSNVNVKIPYAVKELIGNNERIEKVVIVSKDSSEEVLEVDHVIVNYGNVTSLGPIKNWGLEMEKNSILVNRKMETNIEGVYAAGDIVTYEGKVKLIAVGLGEAPIAVNYAKNYTDPKSRVQPMHSTSIFK
- a CDS encoding membrane protein is translated as MDFINKQLLFYGVDQAYVNYLSVAIMITSILLICVIANFITKKIVIRLITHIVNNNKYKWDNILLERKVFHRLSHIVPAIIIYYFASTFPAYQQAIEKFSIAYIIIILLVVLNSLLNAINDIYQSFEVSKARPIKGYIQVAKIIIFILGIILVIANLLGESPIILLSGFGALSAVLMLVFKDSILGLVAGVQLSTNDMVRVGDWIEMPKYGANGDVIDISLNTVKIQNFDKTITTIPSYALISDSFINWRGMQASGGRRIKRSLYIDATSINFCTQNEIEKFKTIHYISDYVESREQEINEYNRKNKIDRSNSVNGRALTNIGVFRAYTHHYLYNHPDIRNDMTLLVRQLEPSENGVPLEIYAFTNTVEWARYESIQSDIFDHLFAVAPEFGIRLFQKPTGNDLKSIALPTTINKDNVDKE
- a CDS encoding 4Fe-4S ferredoxin, with translation MPFVITSRCVQEKAADCVDVCPVDCIFEGDDQYFIDPDICIDCGACEVACPVQAIYHEDEVPAREQQYIQKAVDFFRNQ